A stretch of the Psychroserpens sp. Hel_I_66 genome encodes the following:
- a CDS encoding NAD(P)H-binding protein gives MNKTAIILGATGLTGSCVLKKLSVDDRYSSIKLFSRSKIKDVYPKVSQYIGDLLNIEQFKDEFTADEVFCCIGTTKAKTPNKELYKKIDCGIPVAAAALAKKNGIHTFLVISALGADASSSTFYTKIKGQMEEGVLDELIEFTYILRPSLIGGDRDEKRTLEKIGLSVLKLVQPLFFGPLRAYKINEAETIANTMIYLANTKEKNAVVVTSQQINTLGKN, from the coding sequence ATGAACAAAACAGCAATTATATTAGGAGCCACAGGACTTACGGGAAGCTGTGTGCTAAAAAAACTAAGTGTTGACGACCGTTACAGTTCTATAAAACTGTTTTCAAGGTCTAAAATTAAAGATGTATATCCTAAAGTATCACAGTACATAGGAGACCTTTTAAATATTGAGCAATTTAAAGATGAATTTACTGCAGATGAAGTGTTTTGCTGTATAGGCACAACCAAAGCAAAAACTCCAAATAAAGAACTTTACAAAAAGATTGATTGTGGGATTCCTGTAGCTGCTGCAGCGCTTGCTAAAAAAAATGGAATACACACCTTTCTAGTAATATCTGCTTTAGGAGCTGACGCATCAAGTAGCACGTTTTACACTAAAATCAAAGGTCAAATGGAAGAAGGTGTTTTGGATGAACTTATTGAATTCACTTATATTTTAAGACCATCACTAATTGGTGGTGATAGAGACGAAAAAAGAACGTTGGAAAAGATTGGTTTATCGGTTTTAAAATTAGTTCAGCCATTATTTTTTGGACCACTTAGGGCCTACAAAATCAATGAGGCAGAAACTATAGCCAATACCATGATTTATTTAGCCAATACAAAAGAAAAAAATGCGGTTGTCGTGACTTCACAACAAATTAATACGTTAGGAAAAAATTAA
- a CDS encoding DASH family cryptochrome, translating to MTTGLVWFKNDLRLHDNEALCQAIANCDTLILCYCIDPDFFKFLDLGFRKSGINRFKFLEQSLLNLQEKLGAIGGHLIICNGKTEIELSKLIRKFSITQVYAEQEYADEELERIKNVETHCSNVSFNFYWGKTLYHIDDIPFKINKIPLTSKAYRIPTSEKSNPRATFESPLKINGHDKAKNSNMPDYSLFGFTEKDYDNTQPYVSGSEDEGLKRLQFYTFESQQLTGYRWTRNRSLGMDYSSKLSPYLALGCLSPREIYRVVKNYEITIKKNQSTWWLIFELVWRDYFTFKSMRIGHKIFHTKGFKNKSIAFENNLEKFKSWQNGKTGIPFIDAHMRQLNATGFMSNRGRVNCSSYFVHDLKIDWTWGAAYFESKLIDYDVSSNWLNWHVQAYEIWYTNPVNQSHKYKSQEFIRKWIPELEKLNDRDILTPWLVDGIDYPKPFEIFSKWSRSINKILKEVEI from the coding sequence ATGACAACTGGACTAGTTTGGTTTAAGAATGATTTGAGATTACATGATAATGAAGCACTTTGCCAAGCTATTGCAAATTGTGATACATTGATTCTTTGTTATTGTATTGATCCAGATTTTTTCAAATTTCTGGACCTAGGCTTTAGAAAATCTGGTATAAACAGATTTAAATTTTTAGAACAGTCTTTGTTGAATTTACAAGAAAAATTAGGAGCTATAGGTGGTCATTTAATAATTTGTAATGGTAAAACTGAAATTGAGTTATCCAAATTGATTAGAAAATTTTCAATAACTCAAGTATATGCAGAACAGGAATATGCCGATGAAGAATTAGAACGCATAAAAAACGTGGAAACACATTGTAGTAATGTGTCATTTAATTTTTATTGGGGAAAAACCTTGTACCACATTGATGATATTCCATTTAAAATCAATAAAATACCATTGACGAGTAAGGCTTATCGAATTCCAACTTCAGAAAAAAGCAATCCAAGAGCAACGTTTGAGAGCCCTTTAAAAATTAACGGTCACGATAAAGCTAAAAACAGTAACATGCCAGATTATAGCTTATTTGGATTTACTGAAAAAGACTATGATAATACTCAACCTTATGTAAGTGGTAGTGAAGATGAGGGTTTGAAAAGATTACAGTTTTACACTTTTGAATCACAACAATTAACTGGATACCGATGGACCAGAAACAGGAGTCTTGGTATGGATTATAGTTCTAAACTCTCACCATATTTAGCTTTAGGGTGTTTGTCACCAAGAGAAATTTACCGAGTAGTAAAAAATTATGAAATAACAATCAAAAAAAATCAAAGTACGTGGTGGCTTATATTTGAACTCGTATGGCGTGATTATTTTACATTTAAAAGTATGCGGATTGGACATAAGATTTTTCATACCAAAGGCTTTAAAAATAAATCAATAGCATTTGAAAATAATCTTGAAAAATTTAAAAGTTGGCAGAATGGAAAAACAGGAATTCCATTTATTGATGCTCATATGCGACAATTAAATGCAACTGGATTTATGAGTAACAGAGGTAGGGTAAATTGTTCAAGTTACTTTGTACACGATTTAAAAATAGACTGGACTTGGGGAGCAGCTTATTTTGAGAGCAAACTTATAGATTATGATGTAAGTTCCAATTGGTTAAATTGGCATGTTCAAGCTTATGAAATTTGGTATACCAACCCGGTTAATCAATCTCATAAATATAAATCCCAGGAATTTATAAGAAAATGGATCCCAGAGTTGGAAAAACTTAACGATAGGGATATTTTAACACCTTGGTTGGTTGATGGCATAGATTATCCAAAACCTTTTGAGATATTTTCTAAATGGTCACGTTCAATAAATAAAATTCTAAAGGAAGTTGAAATTTAA
- a CDS encoding Crp/Fnr family transcriptional regulator yields the protein MKQIKAYLDQIANISEKDWAFFTSKLKLQVIPKKTIFLKSDDIERHISFIESGVVRLYIPKDDPEKEITFGFSFKNQFISAYDSFLTQTPSAYNLQALSETTLLSITYQDLQDVYEQTKIGNLIGRLTAERLFLIKSKREQNLLNLSAEERYLKLFKERPELLKIIPLKYISSYIGVTAQALSRIRKRI from the coding sequence GTGAAACAAATCAAAGCCTATCTAGATCAAATAGCTAACATTTCTGAAAAGGACTGGGCGTTTTTCACGTCTAAATTAAAACTTCAAGTCATTCCGAAGAAAACCATATTCTTAAAATCTGATGACATAGAACGTCACATTTCATTTATTGAATCTGGTGTGGTTCGCTTATACATTCCTAAAGATGATCCCGAAAAGGAAATCACATTTGGTTTTAGTTTTAAAAACCAATTTATAAGTGCCTACGATTCGTTTTTAACCCAAACACCGTCTGCCTATAATTTGCAAGCACTCTCTGAGACTACCCTTTTAAGCATCACATACCAAGACTTGCAAGATGTTTACGAACAAACCAAAATCGGTAATCTCATTGGCAGACTAACTGCGGAACGTTTGTTTTTAATCAAATCGAAACGCGAGCAAAACCTTCTTAATCTTTCTGCGGAAGAACGTTATTTAAAACTATTTAAGGAGCGTCCAGAGCTACTTAAAATCATTCCGCTAAAATATATTAGCTCTTATATTGGCGTGACAGCACAAGCGTTGAGCAGAATACGAAAACGTATTTAA
- a CDS encoding NADP-dependent oxidoreductase, which yields MIHTILLKHRPKGKPSISDFEFIKEDKELTITDGEMLLETLYVSVDPYLRGRMSDAKSYVEPFELDKPIHSGIIAKVIESKNEKFSEGDYVSGRLDWKTKQVSKGEELHKVDPSKADLSAYLGILGMTGLTAYLGLTEIGKPKEGETLVVSGAAGAVGSVVGQIGKILGLRVIGIAGTDEKIDMLKSKFGFDAGINYKTTNDMKAAIKEAAPNGVDVYFDNVGGEISDAVLFNINKFARTINCGAIAVYNNTEVPTSVSVRPFLIKNSALMQGFIVSNFEDKFPDAIKQLSTWLGDGKLTYSETIVEGFENIPQAFIDLFDGKNKGKMVVKV from the coding sequence ATGATACATACTATTTTATTAAAACATAGACCAAAAGGAAAGCCCTCAATTTCAGATTTTGAATTCATAAAAGAAGATAAAGAGCTTACAATTACAGACGGTGAAATGCTCTTAGAAACGCTTTACGTTTCAGTAGATCCTTATTTAAGAGGAAGAATGAGCGACGCAAAATCGTATGTGGAACCTTTTGAATTGGATAAACCTATTCATTCTGGTATTATCGCTAAAGTAATTGAATCTAAAAATGAAAAATTCAGTGAAGGTGATTACGTATCTGGAAGATTAGATTGGAAAACAAAACAAGTTTCAAAAGGTGAAGAACTTCATAAAGTAGATCCATCAAAAGCAGATTTAAGTGCCTATTTGGGTATTTTAGGTATGACAGGTTTAACAGCCTATTTAGGTTTAACCGAAATTGGAAAGCCCAAAGAAGGAGAAACATTAGTGGTCTCTGGTGCTGCAGGAGCTGTGGGTAGTGTTGTTGGACAAATTGGAAAAATTCTTGGATTAAGAGTCATTGGCATTGCAGGAACAGATGAAAAAATAGACATGCTAAAATCTAAATTTGGCTTTGATGCAGGTATCAATTACAAAACAACTAACGATATGAAAGCTGCCATAAAAGAAGCAGCACCAAATGGTGTTGATGTCTATTTTGACAATGTTGGAGGTGAAATTTCTGATGCTGTATTATTCAACATCAACAAATTTGCGAGAACAATTAATTGTGGTGCCATTGCGGTTTACAATAATACAGAGGTTCCAACTAGTGTTAGTGTTCGTCCGTTTTTAATTAAGAACAGCGCATTGATGCAAGGATTTATTGTTTCTAATTTTGAAGATAAATTTCCAGATGCCATCAAACAACTATCCACATGGCTTGGAGATGGAAAACTAACTTATTCTGAAACTATTGTTGAGGGATTTGAGAATATTCCGCAGGCATTTATTGATTTATTCGACGGAAAAAACAAAGGAAAAATGGTAGTTAAGGTTTAA
- a CDS encoding GlcG/HbpS family heme-binding protein gives MNITLAQAQKVVEKALNKSKEINTKMNISVVDTGANQVAFARMDGAWLGSADIALKKAKTACFFSMPTGEIGKLSQPGASLFNIEHSNGGLISFPGGIPLKNSEGNIIGAIGVSGSSVEDDHTVAEAGTKAI, from the coding sequence ATGAATATTACATTAGCACAAGCACAGAAAGTAGTTGAGAAAGCATTAAACAAATCAAAAGAAATCAATACAAAAATGAATATTTCTGTGGTAGATACTGGAGCCAACCAAGTAGCATTTGCTCGTATGGACGGTGCATGGTTGGGAAGTGCAGATATCGCGCTAAAAAAAGCAAAAACTGCTTGTTTCTTTTCTATGCCAACAGGAGAAATAGGAAAACTTTCACAACCTGGAGCATCTTTGTTTAATATTGAGCATTCTAACGGTGGATTGATTTCATTTCCTGGAGGAATACCATTAAAAAATTCTGAAGGAAACATCATTGGAGCAATTGGTGTAAGCGGTAGCTCTGTAGAAGATGACCATACGGTTGCTGAAGCTGGAACAAAAGCAATTTAA
- a CDS encoding 5' nucleotidase, NT5C type, whose protein sequence is MTIFVDMDDVLADTYGKHIELYNQEHKKELSLSHITSGEVWQNVPETYQGSIRDHVNQLGFFRDLEPIKDSIEVMRKLCDKHDVYIATAATQFPDSLKEKSEWLDEHFPFIDWQHRIMCGHKFILRGDVLIDDRTYNLENFIGETLLFTSPHNINDSGYERVSTWLEIEERLL, encoded by the coding sequence ATGACAATATTTGTAGATATGGACGATGTGTTGGCAGACACATATGGCAAACACATTGAGTTATATAACCAAGAACATAAAAAAGAACTATCATTAAGTCACATCACGTCTGGTGAGGTGTGGCAAAATGTACCAGAAACGTATCAAGGAAGTATTAGAGATCACGTTAACCAACTTGGTTTTTTCCGTGATTTGGAGCCTATAAAAGATAGTATTGAGGTGATGCGAAAATTATGTGACAAGCACGACGTGTATATCGCAACCGCAGCTACACAATTTCCAGATTCACTAAAAGAAAAGAGCGAATGGTTGGATGAACACTTTCCGTTTATAGACTGGCAACATCGCATTATGTGCGGTCATAAATTCATCTTGAGAGGTGATGTATTGATTGATGACCGAACGTATAATTTAGAGAATTTCATAGGAGAAACCCTACTGTTCACATCCCCTCATAATATAAATGATTCCGGATATGAAAGAGTATCCACTTGGTTGGAAATCGAAGAACGCCTTTTATAA
- a CDS encoding SDR family oxidoreductase: MSKKTILITGAGSGLGKGTALGLAAKNHKVIAGVHKWEQKSRLLEDAKKAGVEDNLEIIKLDILDLMDCQKAWQYDIDILVNNAGIGHSGPVSEMPVGLVREVMETNVFSALEFSQPFIRKMVDRGTGKLVFVSSVAGLTTSPYLGAYNASKHALEAIVQSLRDELTPMGLTVATINPGPYDTGFNDRMYDNYAQWFDENLHFTPLKKIEEAAKFMAEHQFDPKEMIDRMIEVIPQDSHDFRTILPNDFVEKCKSYQETQYDLKSDAIDPSKK, from the coding sequence ATGAGCAAAAAAACAATATTGATAACAGGTGCTGGTTCAGGACTTGGAAAAGGAACAGCATTAGGTCTCGCAGCTAAAAACCATAAAGTCATTGCAGGTGTTCATAAATGGGAACAGAAATCCAGATTATTGGAAGATGCAAAAAAGGCTGGCGTAGAAGATAATTTGGAAATTATTAAACTAGACATTTTAGATCTAATGGATTGCCAAAAGGCTTGGCAATATGATATTGATATCTTAGTTAACAATGCTGGCATAGGACATTCTGGACCTGTATCTGAAATGCCTGTGGGACTCGTTCGAGAAGTGATGGAAACGAATGTGTTTTCAGCATTAGAATTCTCTCAGCCATTTATTAGAAAGATGGTAGATAGAGGTACTGGAAAATTAGTGTTTGTGTCTTCTGTAGCTGGATTGACAACATCACCATATTTAGGTGCATATAACGCATCAAAACATGCACTTGAAGCAATAGTTCAATCTTTGCGTGATGAGTTAACACCTATGGGTCTTACGGTAGCTACCATAAATCCGGGTCCTTATGACACAGGTTTTAATGATAGAATGTATGATAATTATGCACAATGGTTTGATGAAAATCTTCATTTTACACCATTAAAGAAAATTGAAGAAGCAGCTAAATTTATGGCAGAACATCAATTTGATCCTAAAGAAATGATAGATAGAATGATTGAGGTAATCCCACAGGATTCTCATGATTTTAGAACAATTTTACCAAATGATTTTGTTGAGAAATGTAAAAGCTATCAAGAAACACAATATGACCTAAAATCTGATGCCATAGATCCATCAAAAAAATAA
- a CDS encoding KTSC domain-containing protein — protein sequence MKRINQYKKLFGVENDIELKTLKKSYRDLVKEWHPDKFQNGHELQEEAEIQSRQIIDGYHFLVSIAPETIAANLEAYTETITNSGIADYQHKGLLLEITFMDGSVYEYFGVTKQVFIKMINSGKINRFAKRAIYPNYVYRQSKKVL from the coding sequence ATGAAACGCATAAATCAATATAAAAAACTCTTTGGAGTTGAAAACGACATCGAATTGAAAACGCTTAAAAAGAGTTATCGTGATTTGGTGAAGGAATGGCATCCTGATAAATTTCAAAACGGACACGAACTACAGGAAGAGGCTGAAATTCAAAGCAGGCAAATTATTGATGGTTACCATTTTTTGGTGAGTATCGCTCCCGAAACGATTGCTGCAAACCTTGAGGCCTACACCGAAACGATTACCAATTCTGGTATTGCCGATTACCAGCATAAGGGATTATTACTGGAAATCACTTTTATGGATGGTTCTGTTTACGAATATTTTGGGGTGACCAAACAAGTATTTATCAAAATGATCAATAGCGGTAAAATCAACAGGTTTGCAAAGCGTGCCATTTACCCTAATTACGTTTATCGTCAATCGAAAAAAGTATTGTAA
- a CDS encoding EamA family transporter: MQKPTTKTLIIIAFVAIYLIWGSTYLLNKISVTELPPLFLAAVRFSIASVLIFGIAKSLKYSLKITKKQLLNSTLVGFLFLVYGNGVFVWALKYVDSGFGALLASTQPLFVLLLMRLMDNKKMKPKSLIGVALGVVGMYLLVSQQELVTNEETLLGIFMIFTCVLGWSFASVFVAKADVPKNYLVSTGYQMAIASILLAITSLSLGEEWSSPSTWSPKVQLAMLALITFGSIGAFTAFNYLLKQVSTEKVSTSAYVNPIVAMILGWYVLDETLSTQSIVAAAVLLTGVYFITSRKRDIPK, encoded by the coding sequence ATGCAAAAGCCAACGACTAAAACCTTAATTATCATAGCTTTTGTTGCTATTTACTTAATTTGGGGTTCTACGTATTTACTTAATAAAATCTCGGTTACTGAGTTACCACCATTATTTTTGGCTGCAGTTAGATTTTCTATTGCAAGTGTTTTAATTTTTGGTATTGCAAAATCCCTTAAGTACAGTCTTAAGATCACAAAAAAGCAACTGCTAAATTCTACGTTAGTTGGGTTTTTATTTTTAGTGTATGGAAATGGTGTTTTCGTTTGGGCATTAAAATATGTAGATAGTGGGTTTGGTGCCTTACTGGCATCAACACAGCCACTATTTGTGCTATTGCTTATGCGATTGATGGATAATAAAAAGATGAAACCGAAATCACTAATTGGTGTTGCCCTTGGCGTTGTTGGAATGTACCTATTGGTAAGCCAGCAAGAATTAGTAACAAATGAAGAAACACTTTTAGGTATATTTATGATTTTCACTTGTGTATTGGGCTGGAGCTTTGCTAGCGTTTTTGTTGCCAAAGCAGATGTACCAAAAAATTACCTGGTGAGTACTGGGTATCAAATGGCAATTGCCAGTATTTTATTGGCTATAACGAGTTTATCTTTAGGCGAGGAGTGGAGTTCGCCTTCAACCTGGAGCCCTAAAGTACAATTGGCTATGTTGGCTTTAATTACTTTTGGGAGCATTGGCGCATTTACCGCCTTTAATTATCTTTTAAAGCAAGTTTCTACGGAAAAAGTTTCAACATCAGCCTACGTGAATCCCATTGTAGCGATGATTTTGGGATGGTATGTGTTGGATGAGACTTTAAGCACACAGTCTATTGTTGCTGCTGCTGTTTTATTGACTGGTGTCTATTTTATAACCTCTCGAAAAAGGGATATCCCAAAATAA
- a CDS encoding acyl-CoA desaturase, with amino-acid sequence MTIIIFVLVLWYGGLFFQSFFLHRYAAHQVFTMSKTMERITFILTWIFQGSSYLSAYGYGIMHRMHHAYTDTEDDPHSPSHDPNVFAMMWKTKNIYQDINKQRIPVDERFTKNVPQWKGFDLFASSRISRVLWITGYILFFAFFVTAWWQWLLLPITFLMAPIHGVIINWFGHIYGYVNFKMKNTSKNLFRFDFLMMGEGYHNNHHKHASRANFGVKWYEIDVTYVIIKILDAFGLIKLKPLRIKS; translated from the coding sequence ATGACAATTATCATTTTCGTTTTAGTGCTTTGGTATGGAGGTCTGTTTTTTCAGTCTTTCTTTTTACATCGCTACGCAGCGCATCAGGTTTTTACAATGTCTAAAACCATGGAGCGCATCACATTTATACTCACCTGGATTTTTCAAGGCTCAAGTTATTTGAGTGCTTATGGCTACGGAATTATGCATCGCATGCACCACGCTTACACAGATACAGAGGATGATCCTCATTCACCTTCCCACGATCCAAATGTGTTTGCAATGATGTGGAAAACCAAAAATATTTATCAAGACATCAATAAACAACGTATCCCTGTTGATGAGCGTTTTACCAAGAATGTCCCGCAATGGAAAGGCTTTGACCTTTTTGCAAGTTCACGAATTTCAAGAGTACTCTGGATAACAGGCTACATTTTATTCTTCGCCTTTTTTGTAACCGCATGGTGGCAATGGCTATTATTACCTATCACTTTTTTAATGGCTCCTATTCATGGTGTAATTATTAATTGGTTTGGTCATATTTACGGTTATGTGAATTTTAAGATGAAAAATACAAGTAAAAATTTATTTCGTTTTGACTTTTTAATGATGGGTGAAGGTTATCACAATAATCATCATAAGCATGCCAGCAGAGCTAATTTTGGTGTAAAATGGTATGAAATTGATGTCACTTATGTGATCATTAAGATCTTGGATGCTTTTGGCTTGATCAAGTTAAAGCCCTTAAGAATTAAATCTTAA
- a CDS encoding LexA family transcriptional regulator produces MKNFSKNIKYLRELKNLSQESLAEELKVSRSRIAAHESNRTEPNVKMLLALSNYFKVPVDVILKNDLTKLKGQSFIELGNQRILFPITVDIDNENLIEIVPIKASAGYLSGYDDPEYIEQLQKIKLPFLPTGKHRAFPIKGDSMLPMKDGALVIGRFVEDRMDIKTGKTYVLLTLNDGMVYKRVVNNIDIDNSLLLKSDNKIYNDYSVPIDEVLELWEFTCSINTQEYSEEELKLSSIMKMFNELGVELKALKNASK; encoded by the coding sequence ATGAAGAATTTTTCAAAAAATATCAAATACCTAAGAGAGCTTAAAAATCTATCTCAGGAGAGTTTGGCTGAAGAGTTAAAGGTAAGTCGCTCTAGAATAGCTGCTCACGAATCTAATAGAACAGAACCAAATGTTAAAATGCTTTTGGCTCTATCCAACTATTTTAAAGTTCCAGTTGATGTTATTCTAAAAAATGACTTAACTAAATTAAAAGGACAATCTTTTATTGAATTAGGCAATCAACGTATATTATTTCCAATAACTGTTGATATCGATAATGAAAATCTAATAGAAATAGTTCCAATAAAGGCATCTGCGGGTTATCTGTCTGGTTATGATGATCCAGAATATATTGAGCAACTTCAAAAAATAAAATTGCCATTTTTACCGACAGGAAAACACAGGGCTTTTCCAATTAAGGGAGATTCTATGTTACCAATGAAAGATGGTGCCTTGGTTATTGGGCGCTTTGTTGAGGATAGAATGGATATCAAAACAGGAAAAACCTATGTACTGCTTACTTTAAACGATGGTATGGTCTATAAAAGGGTTGTTAACAATATTGATATCGACAATTCCCTATTGTTAAAATCTGATAATAAAATCTATAACGATTACAGTGTTCCTATTGATGAAGTTTTAGAACTTTGGGAATTTACATGTAGTATAAATACACAAGAATATAGTGAGGAAGAGTTAAAATTGAGTAGTATAATGAAGATGTTCAATGAACTTGGTGTAGAATTAAAGGCTCTAAAAAATGCTTCTAAATAG
- a CDS encoding type 1 glutamine amidotransferase domain-containing protein: MNVLFVLTSHDKLGDTGKKTGFWVEEFANPYYTLLDKGAHITIATPKGGKAPIDPSSDSPDAATDATKRFDKDEEAQKRIENTKVLANMNPDDFDAVFYPGGHGPLWDLAEDSKSIALIENFNRQNKPVAFVCHAPAALKNVKDTDGNPLVKGKKVTGFTNSEEEAVGLKDVVPFLVEDMLKNNGGIYSKKEDWAVYALKDGNLITGQNPASSEKVAEMLLDSLK; this comes from the coding sequence ATGAACGTATTATTCGTACTAACATCTCACGACAAACTAGGAGATACAGGCAAAAAAACAGGATTTTGGGTAGAGGAATTCGCAAACCCGTATTACACACTTTTAGATAAAGGCGCACATATCACTATTGCAACACCAAAAGGTGGTAAAGCACCAATTGACCCAAGTAGCGATTCACCAGATGCAGCTACAGACGCTACAAAACGTTTTGACAAAGACGAAGAAGCTCAAAAACGTATTGAAAACACAAAAGTTCTTGCAAATATGAATCCAGACGATTTTGATGCAGTATTTTATCCAGGTGGTCACGGTCCGTTATGGGATTTGGCAGAAGATTCAAAATCTATTGCTCTTATTGAGAATTTCAATAGACAAAATAAACCAGTTGCTTTTGTGTGTCATGCACCAGCAGCATTGAAAAATGTGAAAGACACAGATGGTAATCCATTAGTGAAAGGTAAAAAAGTAACTGGATTTACAAATTCTGAAGAAGAAGCAGTCGGTCTAAAAGATGTTGTTCCTTTTTTGGTAGAAGATATGCTTAAAAACAATGGAGGCATCTATTCTAAAAAAGAAGATTGGGCGGTTTATGCTCTAAAAGATGGAAATCTTATTACCGGACAAAACCCAGCATCATCAGAGAAAGTTGCTGAAATGCTTTTGGATAGTTTAAAATAG
- a CDS encoding NAD(P)H-dependent oxidoreductase, translating to MELLDKLHWRYAAKAMNGQAVSQDKIDNIIEAARLAPTSSGLQPFEIMVITNQELKEKIRPVAWDQSVVTECSHLLVFAAWDHYTKDRINYMFDLTNEIRGFKNEGWENYRQQLLNTYPQQDPEENFKHASKQAYIALGMAMVAAAYEKVDCTPMEGFSADKVDEILELREKGLRSAVLLPIGYRAPEDDWLVDLVKVRKPTEDLITELK from the coding sequence ATGGAATTATTAGATAAACTACATTGGAGATATGCTGCAAAAGCGATGAATGGTCAAGCAGTATCTCAAGATAAGATTGATAACATTATTGAAGCTGCACGTTTGGCTCCTACTTCAAGCGGATTGCAGCCATTTGAAATAATGGTGATTACAAACCAGGAACTAAAAGAAAAAATTAGACCTGTCGCATGGGATCAATCTGTTGTTACTGAGTGTTCGCATTTACTCGTTTTTGCAGCTTGGGATCATTACACCAAAGACCGGATCAATTATATGTTTGATTTGACCAATGAGATTCGAGGTTTTAAAAACGAAGGCTGGGAGAATTATAGGCAACAACTATTAAATACATATCCACAGCAAGACCCAGAAGAGAACTTTAAACATGCTTCAAAGCAAGCGTATATTGCTTTAGGTATGGCAATGGTCGCAGCAGCTTACGAAAAAGTAGATTGCACACCTATGGAAGGTTTTAGCGCAGATAAAGTAGATGAGATTTTAGAATTAAGAGAGAAAGGATTGCGAAGTGCTGTTTTACTGCCAATAGGTTACAGAGCACCAGAAGACGATTGGTTAGTCGATTTGGTCAAGGTTAGAAAACCAACTGAAGATTTAATAACTGAATTGAAATAA